One part of the Nocardioides zeae genome encodes these proteins:
- the uvrA gene encoding excinuclease ABC subunit UvrA, with product MADQLIIRGAREHNLKDVSVDLPRDSLIVFTGLSGSGKSSLAFDTIFAEGQRRYVESLSAYARQFLGQMDKPDVDFIEGLSPAVSIDQKSTSKNPRSTVGTITEVYDYLRLLYARAGTPHCPVCGETIARQTPQQIVDRVLGLEEGRRFQVLAPVVRGRKGEYLELYRSLQTQGFSRARTNGETHALDEPPKLDKQKKHTIEVVVDRLAVKPSSKQRLTDSVETALGLANGLVVLDFVDLPDDDPGREMRFSEKLACPNDHPLEVDELEPRSFSFNAPYGACPDCSGLGVRMEVDAELVVPDPTATLGEGALAPWTGAHVADYFLRLLAALGDEMGFDLNTPWDELPERVRKVVLDGHAKKVHVRHRNRYGRERSYHADFEGVRAYVERRHREAETDTSRDRFEGFMREVPCPTCRGARLRPVVLSVTVGGRNIAEVCRMPLNEASAFLDGLQLSERQRQIAANVLKEIQERLRFLLDVGLDYLTLDRSSGSLSGGEAQRIRLATQIGAGLVGVLYVLDEPSIGLHQRDNQRLIETLLRLKSLGNTLIVVEHDEDTIRVADWVVDVGPGAGEHGGQIVHSGSVQGLYEHPDSITGQYLSGRREIPVPAVRRPRTTGRELTVVDARENNLQGVDVTFPLGLFLAVTGVSGSGKSTLVNDILYASLAKHIYNAKAVPGRHRKITGLEHVDKVIHVDQSPIGRTPRSNPATYTGVFDHVRKLFAATPEAKVRGYMPGRFSFNVKGGRCEACAGDGTLKIEMNFLPDVYVPCEVCHGARYNRETLEVHYKGKTIAEVLDMPIEEAVDFFAAVPVINRHLKTLLEVGLGYVRLGQPGTTLSGGEAQRVKLATELQRRSTGRTLYVLDEPTTGLHFEDISRLLVVLGRLVDQGNSVLVIEHNLDVIKTADHIIDMGPEGGSRGGYVVAEGTPEEVAAVEASHTGRFLAPLLEGRAASASAPRPAEEAPLGRGGGKVAAATKAPATKAPAKKTVAKKAAAKKTATKKAAAAKATTAGRGR from the coding sequence GTGGCCGACCAGCTGATCATCCGAGGTGCCCGCGAGCACAACCTGAAGGACGTCTCGGTCGACCTGCCGCGCGACAGCCTCATCGTCTTCACCGGTCTGTCCGGGTCGGGCAAGTCGAGCCTCGCCTTCGACACCATCTTCGCGGAGGGCCAGCGTCGCTACGTCGAGTCGCTCTCGGCCTACGCCCGCCAGTTCCTGGGCCAGATGGACAAGCCCGACGTCGACTTCATCGAGGGCCTGTCGCCGGCGGTGTCGATCGACCAGAAGTCCACCTCGAAGAACCCGCGCTCGACCGTCGGCACCATCACGGAGGTCTACGACTACCTCCGCCTGCTCTACGCCCGGGCCGGCACGCCGCACTGCCCCGTCTGCGGCGAGACGATCGCCCGCCAGACCCCCCAGCAGATCGTCGACCGCGTGCTCGGCCTCGAGGAGGGCCGCCGGTTCCAGGTGCTCGCTCCGGTCGTGCGCGGCCGCAAGGGGGAGTACCTCGAGCTCTACCGCTCCCTGCAGACCCAGGGCTTCTCCCGCGCCCGCACCAACGGGGAGACGCACGCCCTCGACGAGCCGCCGAAGCTCGACAAGCAGAAGAAGCACACGATCGAGGTCGTGGTGGACCGGCTCGCGGTGAAGCCGTCGTCCAAGCAGCGCCTCACCGACTCGGTGGAGACGGCCCTCGGCCTCGCCAACGGCCTCGTGGTGCTCGACTTCGTCGACCTCCCCGACGACGACCCCGGTCGCGAGATGCGCTTCTCCGAGAAGCTCGCGTGCCCCAACGACCACCCGCTCGAGGTCGACGAGCTCGAGCCCCGCTCGTTCTCCTTCAACGCCCCGTACGGCGCGTGCCCGGACTGCTCCGGCCTCGGCGTCCGCATGGAGGTCGACGCCGAGCTCGTCGTGCCCGACCCCACCGCGACCCTGGGCGAGGGCGCGCTGGCGCCCTGGACCGGCGCCCACGTGGCCGACTACTTCCTGCGGCTGCTCGCCGCCCTCGGCGACGAGATGGGCTTCGACCTCAACACGCCGTGGGACGAGCTCCCCGAGCGCGTCCGCAAGGTCGTGCTCGACGGCCACGCCAAGAAGGTGCACGTGCGGCACCGCAACCGCTACGGGCGGGAGCGGTCCTACCACGCCGACTTCGAGGGCGTCCGGGCCTACGTCGAGCGGCGCCACCGCGAGGCGGAGACGGACACGAGCCGCGACCGGTTCGAGGGCTTCATGCGCGAGGTGCCGTGCCCCACGTGCCGCGGCGCCCGTCTGCGCCCCGTCGTGCTGAGCGTGACCGTCGGCGGCCGCAACATCGCCGAGGTCTGCCGGATGCCGCTCAACGAGGCGTCGGCGTTCCTCGACGGGCTGCAGCTGAGCGAGCGCCAGCGCCAGATCGCGGCCAACGTGCTCAAGGAGATCCAGGAGCGGCTGCGCTTCCTGCTCGACGTGGGTCTCGACTACCTGACGCTCGACCGCTCCTCGGGCTCGCTGTCCGGCGGCGAGGCCCAGCGCATCCGGCTCGCCACGCAGATCGGTGCGGGCCTCGTCGGTGTGCTCTACGTGCTGGACGAGCCCTCGATCGGCCTCCACCAGCGCGACAACCAGCGCCTCATCGAGACGCTGCTGCGGCTCAAGAGCCTCGGCAACACCCTCATCGTCGTCGAGCACGACGAGGACACCATCCGGGTCGCGGACTGGGTCGTCGACGTCGGTCCCGGCGCCGGCGAGCACGGCGGCCAGATCGTGCACTCCGGCAGCGTGCAGGGGCTCTACGAGCACCCGGACTCGATCACGGGGCAGTACCTGTCGGGCCGCCGCGAGATCCCCGTGCCGGCCGTGCGCCGACCGCGCACCACCGGCCGCGAGCTGACGGTCGTCGACGCGCGCGAGAACAACCTCCAGGGCGTCGACGTGACGTTCCCGCTGGGCCTGTTCCTCGCCGTCACCGGCGTCTCGGGCTCCGGCAAGTCGACGCTCGTCAACGACATCCTCTACGCGTCGCTGGCCAAGCACATCTACAACGCGAAGGCCGTCCCGGGACGGCACCGCAAGATCACCGGCCTCGAGCACGTCGACAAGGTGATCCACGTCGACCAGTCGCCGATCGGGCGTACGCCGCGGTCGAACCCCGCGACGTACACGGGGGTCTTCGACCACGTCCGCAAGCTCTTCGCGGCGACGCCCGAGGCGAAGGTGCGCGGCTACATGCCGGGGCGGTTCTCGTTCAACGTCAAGGGCGGCCGCTGCGAGGCCTGCGCGGGCGACGGCACGTTGAAGATCGAGATGAACTTCCTGCCGGACGTCTACGTGCCGTGCGAGGTCTGCCACGGTGCGCGCTACAACCGCGAGACGCTCGAGGTGCACTACAAGGGCAAGACCATCGCCGAGGTGCTCGACATGCCGATCGAGGAGGCCGTCGACTTCTTCGCCGCGGTCCCCGTGATCAACCGCCACCTCAAGACCCTCCTCGAGGTGGGGCTGGGCTACGTGCGGCTCGGCCAGCCGGGCACCACCCTGTCCGGTGGTGAGGCCCAGCGCGTCAAGCTGGCGACCGAGCTGCAGCGTCGCTCGACGGGCCGCACGCTCTACGTGCTGGACGAGCCCACGACGGGCCTCCACTTCGAGGACATCTCGCGGCTGCTGGTCGTGCTCGGCCGCCTGGTCGACCAGGGCAACTCGGTGCTCGTCATCGAGCACAACCTCGACGTCATCAAGACGGCCGACCACATCATCGACATGGGTCCCGAGGGCGGCTCGCGCGGCGGGTACGTCGTGGCCGAGGGCACGCCCGAGGAGGTCGCCGCAGTGGAGGCGAGCCACACCGGGCGCTTCCTCGCCCCCCTCCTCGAGGGGCGCGCCGCGAGCGCCAGCGCGCCGCGGCCGGCCGAGGAGGCGCCGCTCGGCAGGGGCGGGGGCAAGGTCGCCGCCGCGACGAAGGCCCCCGCGACGAAGGCCCCCGCGAAGAAGACGGTGGCGAAGAAGGCGGCGGCCAAGAAGACCGCCACCAAGAAGGCGGCCGCGGCGAAGGCGACCACCGCCGGGCGCGGCCGATGA
- a CDS encoding Rieske (2Fe-2S) protein, whose protein sequence is MTAAGRGIDRRGLVRAGAGVAGAAVVAPAVAACGGEEVSAPSGSPGDVLVATGEVPVGGGVILDDQGVVVTQPTAGEFKAFSSTCTHRSCQVTRVEEGSIVCLCHNSLFSVADGSVQEGPADEPLPAVAVDVAGDDVVLA, encoded by the coding sequence ATGACCGCGGCGGGCCGGGGGATCGACCGGCGCGGGCTGGTCCGCGCCGGGGCGGGTGTCGCGGGCGCCGCCGTGGTCGCCCCGGCCGTGGCCGCCTGCGGGGGCGAGGAGGTCTCGGCACCGTCGGGCTCCCCGGGCGACGTGCTGGTCGCGACGGGCGAGGTCCCGGTGGGCGGCGGCGTGATCCTCGACGACCAGGGCGTCGTGGTGACGCAGCCGACCGCGGGCGAGTTCAAGGCGTTCTCCTCGACGTGCACCCACCGGAGCTGCCAGGTGACCCGGGTGGAGGAGGGGTCGATCGTCTGCCTCTGCCACAACAGCCTCTTCTCCGTGGCCGACGGCTCCGTGCAGGAGGGTCCCGCCGACGAGCCCCTGCCGGCCGTGGCCGTCGACGTCGCGGGCGACGACGTCGTCCTCGCGTGA
- the uvrC gene encoding excinuclease ABC subunit UvrC: MADPTTYRPRPGEIPTQPGVYRFRDARQRVIYVGKAKNLRARLSSYFQDVAGLHPRTATMVTTAASVEWTTVGTEVEALQLEYSWIKEFDPRFNVKYRDDKSYPWLAVTVSDEFPRVMVGRGAKRKGTRYFGPYSHAWAIRDTVDTLLRVFPMRSCSNGVFKRSQQVGRPCLLGYIDKCAAPCVGSVSAEEHRAIVDDFCAFMGGQTAAFVKRIEKEMYAASEAMEFERAARLRDDLGALQRALEKQAVVFGDGTDADVVALAEDPLEVGVQIFHVRGGRIRGQRGWVADRSDDGGVPELVEGFLLQLYAGEAGHPDAIPREVLVPALPPDVETVEALLSELRGSRVRIKVPQRGDKRTLQETVARNAEQALALHRTKRASDLTTRNRALEEIQEALELSEVPLRIECYDVSNLQGTEVVASMVVFEDGLARKGEYRRFVIKDVEGQNDVASMHEVIARRFRRLLDEQARSELRPGDDESGPMLVDPDTGRPRKFAYTPGLVVVDGGPPQVAAAQRALDELGIDDIPICGLAKRLEEVWVPGEEDPVILPRTSEGLYLLQRIRDEAHRFAINHHRSRRSKSMVESVLDDVPGLGEVRRKGLLKHFGSLKKLRAAEVADIAQVPGIGPATAAAIKDALAKDDAERRSRGQNVRVNTATGEIEED, translated from the coding sequence GTGGCTGATCCGACGACCTACCGCCCGCGCCCGGGGGAGATCCCGACGCAGCCGGGGGTCTACCGCTTCCGCGACGCGCGCCAGCGGGTGATCTACGTCGGCAAGGCGAAGAACCTGCGGGCGCGCCTGTCGTCCTACTTCCAGGACGTCGCGGGCCTCCACCCGCGCACGGCGACGATGGTCACCACGGCCGCGAGCGTGGAGTGGACGACGGTCGGCACCGAGGTCGAGGCGCTCCAGCTGGAGTACTCCTGGATCAAGGAGTTCGACCCGCGCTTCAACGTGAAGTACCGGGACGACAAGTCCTACCCGTGGCTCGCCGTGACGGTCTCCGACGAGTTCCCGCGCGTCATGGTCGGCCGCGGCGCCAAGCGCAAGGGCACGCGCTACTTCGGGCCCTACAGCCACGCGTGGGCGATCCGCGACACCGTCGACACGCTCCTCCGCGTCTTCCCCATGCGGTCCTGCAGCAACGGTGTGTTCAAGCGGTCCCAGCAGGTCGGGCGACCCTGCCTGCTCGGCTACATCGACAAGTGCGCCGCGCCCTGCGTGGGCTCGGTGAGCGCCGAGGAGCACCGCGCGATCGTCGACGACTTCTGCGCGTTCATGGGCGGCCAGACGGCGGCGTTCGTCAAGCGCATCGAGAAGGAGATGTACGCCGCGAGCGAGGCCATGGAGTTCGAGCGCGCCGCGCGGCTGCGCGACGACCTCGGGGCGCTGCAACGGGCGCTGGAGAAGCAGGCGGTCGTGTTCGGCGACGGCACCGACGCCGACGTGGTCGCGCTCGCGGAGGACCCGCTCGAGGTCGGCGTGCAGATCTTCCACGTGCGCGGCGGCCGCATCCGCGGCCAGCGCGGCTGGGTCGCCGACCGGTCGGACGACGGCGGCGTGCCCGAGCTGGTCGAGGGCTTCCTCCTGCAGCTGTACGCCGGGGAGGCGGGCCATCCCGACGCCATCCCGCGCGAGGTGCTCGTGCCGGCGCTGCCGCCCGACGTCGAGACCGTCGAGGCGCTGCTCTCCGAGCTGCGCGGGAGCCGCGTGCGCATCAAGGTGCCCCAGCGGGGTGACAAGAGGACGCTGCAGGAGACGGTCGCCCGCAACGCGGAGCAGGCGCTGGCGCTGCACCGCACGAAGCGGGCGAGCGACCTGACGACCCGCAACCGGGCGCTGGAGGAGATCCAGGAAGCGCTCGAGCTGTCCGAGGTCCCGCTGCGGATCGAGTGCTACGACGTGTCCAACCTCCAGGGCACCGAGGTGGTGGCCTCGATGGTCGTCTTCGAGGACGGCCTGGCCCGCAAGGGGGAGTACCGGCGGTTCGTCATCAAGGACGTCGAGGGCCAGAACGACGTGGCGTCGATGCACGAGGTCATCGCGCGACGGTTCCGACGGCTGCTCGACGAGCAGGCGCGCAGCGAGCTGCGTCCCGGGGACGACGAGTCGGGGCCGATGCTCGTCGACCCCGACACGGGTCGTCCACGCAAGTTCGCCTACACGCCCGGTCTCGTCGTGGTCGACGGCGGGCCCCCGCAGGTCGCGGCCGCGCAGCGCGCGCTCGACGAGCTCGGCATCGACGACATCCCCATCTGCGGCCTCGCGAAGCGGTTGGAGGAGGTCTGGGTGCCGGGGGAGGAGGACCCGGTCATCCTCCCGCGCACGTCGGAGGGCCTCTACCTCCTGCAGCGGATCCGCGACGAGGCCCACCGGTTCGCCATCAACCACCACCGGTCGCGGCGGTCGAAGTCGATGGTCGAGAGCGTGCTCGACGACGTCCCCGGCCTCGGCGAGGTGCGCCGCAAGGGCCTGCTGAAGCACTTCGGCTCCCTGAAGAAGCTGCGCGCCGCGGAGGTCGCCGACATCGCCCAGGTGCCGGGCATCGGTCCCGCGACGGCGGCGGCGATCAAGGACGCGCTGGCGAAGGACGATGCGGAACGCCGCAGCCGCGGACAGAATGTGCGGGTCAACACCGCGACCGGCGAGATCGAGGAGGACTGA
- the rapZ gene encoding RNase adapter RapZ: protein MSAPAPEAPGGPLVIVTGMTGAGRSTAAKELEDLGFFVVDNLPPTLLREVVRLVDESKGSQQPIAVVVDVRSGSFFDSLQVNLAEGATHRQATLLFLEAADEVLVRRQEAARRPHPLQGSDRLLDGLHRERAVLAKLRSDADLVIDTTSLNVHQLTKRIAQAFGTPDTTRLKVRVVSFGFKYGIPVDADFVADMRFLPNPHWVPELRALTGQDPDVAAYVKGRPAAEPFLEQYVPLLETVAEGYLNEGKRFMTVAVGCTGGKHRSVAMTEEIAARLRADGFEVRATHRDLGRE, encoded by the coding sequence GTGTCCGCTCCAGCACCCGAGGCCCCTGGAGGGCCGCTCGTCATCGTCACGGGCATGACCGGCGCCGGTCGCAGCACGGCCGCGAAGGAGCTGGAGGACCTCGGCTTCTTCGTGGTCGACAACCTGCCACCGACGCTGCTGCGGGAGGTCGTGCGCCTCGTCGACGAGAGCAAGGGCTCCCAGCAGCCCATCGCCGTCGTCGTCGACGTGCGTTCGGGCTCGTTCTTCGACTCGCTCCAGGTCAACCTCGCGGAGGGCGCGACCCATCGCCAGGCCACGCTGCTGTTCCTCGAGGCGGCCGACGAGGTGCTCGTGCGCCGTCAGGAGGCGGCGCGCCGGCCCCACCCGCTCCAGGGGAGCGACCGGCTGCTCGACGGGCTGCACCGCGAGCGCGCGGTGCTCGCCAAGCTGCGGTCCGACGCCGACCTGGTGATCGACACGACGAGCCTCAACGTCCACCAGCTCACGAAGCGCATCGCGCAGGCGTTCGGCACCCCGGACACGACGCGGCTGAAGGTGCGGGTGGTGAGCTTCGGGTTCAAGTACGGCATCCCCGTCGACGCCGACTTCGTGGCCGACATGCGCTTCCTCCCCAACCCCCACTGGGTGCCCGAGCTGCGGGCGCTGACCGGGCAGGATCCCGACGTGGCGGCCTACGTGAAGGGCCGTCCGGCGGCGGAGCCGTTCCTCGAGCAGTACGTGCCGTTGCTGGAGACGGTCGCCGAGGGCTACCTCAACGAGGGCAAGCGGTTCATGACGGTCGCGGTGGGCTGCACCGGTGGCAAGCACCGGAGCGTCGCCATGACGGAGGAGATCGCGGCCCGGCTCCGCGCCGACGGCTTCGAGGTCCGCGCCACCCACCGCGACCTCGGGCGCGAGTGA
- a CDS encoding gluconeogenesis factor YvcK family protein, with amino-acid sequence MGPRSVALPGVSVAALGGGHGLFASLAALRRVVGDLTAVVTVADNGGSSGRLRGEFGVLPPGDLRMALAALCGDDDWGRTWAEVLQHRFAGDGEMRGHVVGNMLIVGLWELMGDHVPALDWVGRLLGAQGRVLPMAVTPMDITADVRVAEGDGEELVHVRGQVEVASTSGRIVNIQLDPPDPDACPEAVATVRAADWVVLGPGSWYTSVIPHLMVPELRRALVESDARVVVVLNLADQPGETAGYGPEDHLDALLEHAPDLRIDTVVADEGAVGDSGGVRAWVATHGARLVLADVAVGDGSPRHDPAKLAGVFERLMG; translated from the coding sequence ATCGGCCCCCGGTCGGTCGCGCTGCCCGGCGTCTCGGTCGCGGCGCTCGGCGGCGGCCACGGCCTGTTCGCCTCGCTGGCGGCGCTGCGCCGCGTCGTCGGTGACCTGACGGCCGTGGTGACCGTGGCGGACAACGGCGGATCCTCCGGGCGCCTGCGCGGCGAGTTCGGGGTCCTGCCGCCGGGTGACCTGCGGATGGCCCTGGCCGCCCTGTGCGGGGACGACGACTGGGGCCGCACCTGGGCCGAGGTGCTGCAGCACCGGTTCGCCGGCGACGGCGAGATGCGGGGCCACGTCGTCGGCAACATGCTCATCGTCGGTCTGTGGGAGCTGATGGGTGACCACGTCCCGGCCCTCGACTGGGTCGGGCGGCTGCTGGGCGCGCAGGGCCGTGTGCTGCCGATGGCCGTGACCCCCATGGACATCACGGCGGACGTGCGGGTCGCGGAGGGGGACGGCGAGGAGCTCGTCCACGTCCGCGGCCAGGTCGAGGTCGCCAGCACGTCCGGCCGCATCGTCAACATCCAGCTCGACCCGCCCGACCCCGACGCCTGCCCGGAGGCGGTGGCGACGGTGCGCGCCGCGGACTGGGTCGTGCTCGGGCCCGGGTCCTGGTACACCTCCGTCATCCCGCACCTCATGGTCCCCGAGCTGCGACGTGCGCTCGTCGAGTCCGACGCGCGGGTGGTCGTGGTGCTCAACTTGGCGGACCAGCCGGGGGAGACGGCCGGCTACGGCCCGGAGGATCACCTCGACGCGCTGCTCGAGCACGCCCCCGACCTGCGCATCGACACCGTCGTGGCCGACGAGGGCGCGGTGGGCGACAGCGGCGGCGTACGGGCCTGGGTCGCGACCCACGGCGCGCGCCTCGTGCTGGCCGACGTCGCCGTGGGCGACGGCAGCCCCCGGCACGACCCGGCGAAGCTGGCCGGGGTCTTCGAGCGCTTGATGGGCTGA
- the whiA gene encoding DNA-binding protein WhiA: MAMTAQVKAELSNTHITKTCCRKAEVATLLRFAGGLHIVGGRIVVEAELDTGAAARRLRKDLKDVFGHDSDVVLVQGSSGIRRGSRYLVRIAKDGEALARQTGLLDGRGRPVRGLPPQVVSGGACDAVAALRGAFLAHGSLTEPGRSSSLEVTCPGPEAALALVGVVRRLGVQAKAREVRNYDRVVVRDGDAIGALLTRLGAHEALMAWEERRMRREVRATANRLANFDDANLRRSARAAVAAGARVERALEILGEEAPDHLKTAGHLRLEHKQASLEELGQLHEPALTKDAIAGRIRRLLAMADKRAEDLGIPDTEASLTPEMLAEEV; encoded by the coding sequence ATGGCGATGACGGCACAGGTGAAGGCGGAGCTCTCCAACACGCACATCACCAAGACCTGCTGCCGCAAGGCCGAGGTGGCGACGCTCCTCCGTTTCGCCGGCGGCCTGCACATCGTGGGGGGCCGCATCGTGGTGGAGGCCGAGCTCGACACCGGCGCCGCCGCCCGTCGGCTCCGCAAGGACCTCAAGGACGTCTTCGGGCACGACTCGGACGTCGTGCTCGTCCAGGGGAGCAGCGGCATCCGGCGTGGGAGCCGCTACCTGGTGCGCATCGCGAAGGACGGCGAGGCGCTGGCCCGCCAGACGGGGCTCCTCGACGGTCGCGGTCGTCCGGTGCGCGGGCTGCCGCCGCAGGTCGTCTCCGGGGGCGCGTGCGACGCGGTCGCGGCCCTGCGCGGCGCGTTCCTCGCGCACGGCTCGCTCACGGAGCCCGGTCGCTCCTCGTCGCTGGAGGTGACCTGCCCCGGTCCGGAGGCCGCCCTGGCCCTGGTGGGGGTCGTCCGCCGGCTGGGCGTGCAGGCCAAGGCGCGCGAGGTGCGCAACTACGACCGCGTCGTGGTGCGGGACGGTGACGCGATCGGCGCCCTCCTGACGCGGCTCGGCGCCCACGAGGCGCTCATGGCCTGGGAGGAGCGCCGCATGCGCCGCGAGGTGCGGGCGACGGCCAACCGCCTGGCCAACTTCGACGACGCGAACCTGCGGCGCTCGGCGCGGGCCGCGGTCGCCGCCGGAGCCCGGGTCGAGCGGGCGCTGGAGATCCTCGGGGAGGAGGCGCCCGACCACCTCAAGACGGCGGGCCACCTCCGGCTCGAGCACAAGCAGGCGTCGCTGGAGGAGCTGGGCCAGCTGCACGAGCCGGCCCTGACCAAGGACGCGATCGCCGGGCGCATCCGCCGCCTGCTGGCGATGGCGGACAAGCGCGCGGAGGACCTCGGCATCCCCGACACGGAGGCGTCGCTCACCCCGGAGATGCTCGCCGAGGAGGTCTGA
- the gap gene encoding type I glyceraldehyde-3-phosphate dehydrogenase: MTVRVGINGFGRIGRNFFRAVRASGLDIEIVGVNDLTDNAVLAHLLKYDSILGRLDADVSSTDSAIVVGDKEIHAFAERNPADLKWGDIGVDVVVESTGFFTDATKAKAHVDGGAKKVIISAPATNDDITIVYGVNHELYDPSAHTVISNASCTTNCLAPMAKALNEAVGINKGLMTTVHAYTADQNLQDNIHKDLRRARAAALNIVPTSTGAAKAIGLVLPELKGKLDGYALRVPTPTGSLTDLSFEASRETSVEEVNEAVKAAADGKVLKYSTDPIVSSDIVTDSASCIFDAPLTKVIGNQVKVAGWYDNEWGYSNRLADLIAYVGKTL; this comes from the coding sequence GTGACTGTTCGCGTAGGTATCAACGGCTTCGGCCGCATCGGCCGCAACTTCTTCCGGGCGGTCCGCGCCTCCGGTCTGGACATCGAGATCGTCGGCGTCAACGACCTCACGGACAACGCGGTGCTGGCGCACCTGCTGAAGTACGACTCGATCCTCGGCCGCCTCGACGCCGACGTGAGCTCCACGGACTCCGCGATCGTCGTGGGCGACAAGGAGATCCACGCGTTCGCCGAGCGCAACCCCGCCGACCTCAAGTGGGGCGACATCGGCGTCGACGTCGTGGTCGAGTCCACCGGCTTCTTCACCGACGCGACCAAGGCGAAGGCCCACGTCGACGGCGGCGCGAAGAAGGTCATCATCTCGGCGCCCGCGACCAACGACGACATCACGATCGTCTACGGCGTCAACCACGAGCTCTACGACCCGTCCGCGCACACGGTCATCTCCAACGCGTCGTGCACGACGAACTGCCTCGCCCCCATGGCGAAGGCCCTCAACGAGGCCGTCGGCATCAACAAGGGCCTCATGACGACGGTCCACGCCTACACGGCCGACCAGAACCTGCAGGACAACATCCACAAGGACCTGCGTCGCGCCCGCGCCGCCGCGCTCAACATCGTCCCGACCTCGACGGGTGCGGCGAAGGCCATCGGCCTCGTGCTCCCCGAGCTCAAGGGCAAGCTGGACGGCTACGCGCTGCGTGTGCCGACCCCGACCGGCTCGCTCACCGACCTGTCCTTCGAGGCCTCGCGCGAGACCAGCGTCGAGGAGGTCAACGAGGCGGTCAAGGCCGCCGCGGACGGCAAGGTGCTGAAGTACTCCACCGACCCGATCGTGTCCTCCGACATCGTCACCGACTCGGCGTCCTGCATCTTCGACGCCCCGCTGACGAAGGTCATCGGCAACCAGGTGAAGGTCGCGGGCTGGTACGACAACGAGTGGGGCTACTCGAACCGCCTCGCCGACCTGATCGCGTACGTCGGCAAGACCCTCTGA
- a CDS encoding phosphoglycerate kinase, which yields MGSYPGLGEVAGKRVLVRSDLNVPLDGTTITDDGRIRASVPTIKALADAGARVVVTAHLGRPKGTPDAAYSLGPVAARLGELLGAPVAFATDTVGDSARETVAGLADGQVAVLENVRFNAGETSKDDAERGAFADELAALADAFVSDGFGVVHRKQASVYDVAQRLPHTMGALVSAEIEVLKRLTETPERPYVVVLGGSKVSDKLGVIDNLLGKADKLLIGGGMVFTFLKAQGHEVGRSLLEDDQVPVCIEYLRRAEESGVEIVLPSDIVVDTEFPSGDTEPQPIVVPASNIPASSLGLDIGPDSAAAFAEALAGARTVFWNGPMGVFEVPAFAGGTRAVAEALTRIDGLSVVGGGDSAAAVRTLGFEESAFGHISTGGGASLEYLEGKELPGVKVLED from the coding sequence GTGGGGTCCTACCCCGGTCTCGGCGAGGTCGCCGGCAAGCGGGTGCTGGTCCGCTCGGACCTGAACGTCCCGCTCGACGGCACGACGATCACCGACGACGGCCGCATCCGGGCCAGCGTGCCGACCATCAAGGCGCTCGCCGACGCGGGCGCCCGGGTGGTCGTCACGGCCCACCTCGGTCGTCCGAAGGGCACGCCCGACGCGGCGTACTCCCTGGGCCCCGTGGCCGCTCGCCTCGGCGAGCTGCTGGGCGCGCCGGTCGCGTTCGCGACCGACACCGTGGGCGACAGCGCCCGCGAGACGGTCGCGGGCCTGGCCGACGGCCAGGTCGCCGTGCTCGAGAACGTCCGCTTCAACGCGGGCGAGACGAGCAAGGACGACGCGGAGCGCGGCGCGTTCGCGGACGAGCTCGCCGCGCTGGCGGACGCCTTCGTGTCCGACGGCTTCGGCGTGGTCCACCGCAAGCAGGCGAGCGTGTACGACGTGGCCCAGCGCCTGCCGCACACGATGGGTGCGCTGGTCAGCGCGGAGATCGAGGTGCTCAAGCGCCTCACCGAGACCCCCGAGCGGCCCTACGTGGTCGTGCTCGGTGGCTCGAAGGTCTCCGACAAGCTCGGCGTCATCGACAACCTGCTCGGCAAGGCCGACAAGCTGCTCATCGGCGGCGGCATGGTCTTCACCTTCCTCAAGGCCCAGGGCCACGAGGTCGGGCGGAGCCTGCTCGAGGACGACCAGGTGCCGGTGTGCATCGAGTACCTGCGTCGCGCCGAGGAGTCGGGCGTGGAGATCGTGCTGCCCAGCGACATCGTCGTGGACACGGAGTTCCCGTCGGGCGACACCGAGCCGCAGCCGATCGTCGTGCCGGCGTCGAACATCCCGGCGAGCAGCCTGGGCCTCGACATCGGGCCCGACTCGGCGGCTGCGTTCGCCGAGGCGCTCGCGGGCGCGCGCACCGTGTTCTGGAACGGCCCCATGGGCGTCTTCGAGGTGCCGGCCTTCGCCGGTGGCACGCGGGCGGTCGCCGAGGCGCTCACCCGGATCGACGGCCTGTCGGTCGTCGGCGGCGGCGACTCGGCCGCGGCCGTGCGGACGCTCGGGTTCGAGGAGTCGGCCTTCGGCCACATCTCGACCGGCGGCGGCGCGAGCCTGGAGTACCTCGAGGGCAAGGAGCTCCCGGGCGTGAAGGTGCTGGAGGACTGA